The following is a genomic window from Paenibacillus sp. FSL R5-0766.
AGGAACTTACTCAGCATCACAATATGGGAGCTTTGGAATACCGTATCGTTGAGGAACGGGGACCTGCCCATGAACGTGAGTTTGTCTCGGAGGTCCATATGGGTCAAGAAAGGCTTGGCAGAGGTACAGGACGTTCCAAAAAGGAAGCGGAACAACAGGCTGCATCTGCAGCACTTGATCGACTGAAGCTTCCGGAAGCCGGAGCTTAACCGATAGCGCATAGACAAACGAAGAGCAAAGAGCAGCCCGCGGGTCCGCCCCGGCGGAAGTAATCGGCCGGACTGCTTTTTGCTCTTTTTTTTGTAAAGAGGTTCAGGGGGAGTTTGCCTGATCGTTAACTCATAAGTTGAACCTTATTTTACACAAAACGAAGAGTGCAGAACCAATCTGAAGAAGCGAAGCTAAAAGCTTTCTGAAAAAAGCTACATCGGAAGCATATGCTCCGCATTTATCAACGGATTTTTCCCTTGGATAAGGGAATCAAGAAAATCTGGGGATAAGAGCGCTCGGAGGATGGTACTGCAATTGGAGTGATCATGTGTAATGACAATTGTTCAATTTATTTAGCGCTTGAATGCAATACTTGAAATTTGCAAGAGGAGGTGACGAGAAACCCTATGTTTTTAAAACGGATTGAATTGGGTGGATTCAAGTCATTCGCCGACAAAACGGAGATGGAATTCGTTCGAGGCATTACGGCTGTTGTAGGTCCGAACGGAAGTGGCAAGAGTAATATATCGGACGGAATTCGCTGGGTTCTGGGGGAACAAAGTGCCAAGTCGCTGCGTGGTGGCAAGATGGAAGATATCATCTTTGCAGGCAGTGACGCACGGAAAGCCGTTAATTTCGGTGAGGTGTCGCTAACACTCGATAACGAGGATCACGCACTTGCATTGGATTTTGGTGAGGTGACAGTGACTCGTCGTGTACATCGCAGCGGAGATAGTGAATATTTTATTAACAAGCAATCTTGTCGTTTAAAGGATATCACGGAGTTGTTTATGGATACCGGCATCGGTAAGGAAGCCTACTCGATTATTGGACAGGGGCGAATCGAAGAGATTCTGAGTACCCGTTCAGAGGATCGCAGAGGTATCTTTGAAGAAGCTTCAGGTATCGTTAAATATAAATCCCGCAAGCGGGATGCGACGCGCAAACTGGATGAGACAGAGCAAAATTTGCTGCGGATTCATGATCTGGTGACTGAACTGGAAGATCAGATTGGACCACTAAAGGAACAATCGGAGAAAGCGATCCACTATAAGGAACTTCGTTCACAGCTCAAATCACAGGAAATTTCCATGTATGTGTACCAGATCGAACAGATCCATGCGTCCTGGAGTAAGGCAAATGAGCGCCTGCAATCGCTAAAACAGGAAGAGGTTGGACTGGCAGCGATTGTCTCTACGCATGATGCCAAGCTGGAAAATGATCGGAATGCGCTGCGTATCCTGGAAACAGAGACAGAGCAACTGCAAGCCGCTTTATTGCAGTTCAGTGAAGCGACAGAGAAAAGTGAAGGGCTTGGAGAATTGCTCAAGGAGCGCTCCCACCATCTGCAAACGAATCAGGAGCAGCTCAAAGTAACGCTTGCCGCCAGTGAAGAGAGACATCGCGAACGGGAAACCGAGCTGCTTGCACTGCGTGAGAAGTTTGGCAAACTTGAGCATGAACTGAATGATGTGAGAAATCAGTTGTCCCAAGAAGAAGCCAAACTCATCGGTGTTACAGGTGGCATTAGTCAACAGCAAGAGGAAAGCCTCAAAGGCAATTTGCTGGAACTGATGAATCAGATGGCTCAGACACGAAATGAAATTCGTTATGTGGATCAGCAGAAAGAAACGCTGGAGCGCAGGATGAATCGCGCGGCTGAAGAATCAGGCAAATGGGAAGATCAGAAAGAGACACTGGAAAGTCGCAAAGCGGACATTGAGAAAAAAGTTGTTCGTTTGGGCAAAGAAATCAGTGATCTACGTGGTGGATACATTACGGAAAGTGAACGACTTCAGTCGCTGCAGAAGCTGCTCGAAGAAAGTCGGGGTACGGTCCGTAAATGGGAACAGAAGCGTGAAGCTCAAGTTTCCCGCCGCGATACGATGAAAGAGATGCAGGATGATTTTGACGGATTCATGCTGGGTGTCAAGGAAGTCCTCAAGGCTTCGCGTAAAGGTACGCTGAGCGGTGTTCATGGAGCTGTGGCTGAACTCGTTAAAGTTCCCGAGAAGATCGAACTTGCCGTAGAGACAGCAATGGGAGCATCCTTGCAGCATGTGGTCATGGAAAATGAATCAGTTTCCAGACAGGCAATCGCTTTCCTGAAGCAACGCCAGTTGGGGCGTGCAACGTTCCTGCCTCTGGATGTCATTCGTCCTCGTGCCATTGGCGCGGCTGAACGTTCCATGATCGAAGGTATGGAGGGTTTTGTGGGGATCGGCGCTGATCTCGTACAATTCGAATCCAAATATGCTTCAATCATTGGCAGCTTGCTCGGTAATGTTATTATTGCCGAAACGTTGGAGGTTGCCAATAAAATTGCGGCTCGTTGCCAGTATCGTTTCCGGGTCGTGACACTTGAAGGTGATGTGGTCAATGCCGGTGGTTCCATGACGGGTGGTAGCCAGCACAAGAAAAATGTGAGTCTGCTCAGTCGGAAAAGGCAGCTGGACCAGCTCGACCAGGATATTTTGGATACCGAAAATCAGATCGTGAAACTGCATCGCAGTGTGGATGATGTAAAAGTTCAACTGGAGCAGTGTCAGGACAAACTGGATGAACTTCGTCAGTCCGGTGACGATACCCGAAATGCAGAACAGCAGGCTTCGATGGAAATGAAGCAGGTAGAGCATGAGCTTCGCCATGTGCTTGAACAGGTTGCCGTAGCTGGGCAGGAGAAGAGTGGCTTCACCGAAGAGATCAAAGAGTTGGATACGGCTCGTATCGTCGCTGTGAAGAAGCTGGAGCAGCTTGAAGAGGAAGAAAAAGCGACCCATCGTGCCATTCATGCAGCTGAGTTTGCTCGGAAAGCCAATGAATCCGCGAAGGAAGAATTGCAGAGCCAACTCACCGAATTGAAAGTGCGCGAAGGCAAGCTTGATCAGGAGCGATTCTCCAATGGAGAACAATTGCGACGTCTGGAGCGGGAAGTGGAGTCGCTGGTGAAAGATCTTCGTCAGAATCGCACGTTGCTGGCTTCGATGGAAGCAGATCTCAAGAAAACACAGACCGAGAGTGTCAAGCAGATTGAAGATCTGAACCAGTACAAGCTGAAAAAAGCGGAAGCTTCCCAGGAGCTGGACTTCAAACGAGCTGCCCGAAGTGAGTTGTCGAAAAAGCTTGAGCTTGCCGAGAGCGAAACAAAGGAACAGCGTACGCAGTTAAAAGCTGTGGAAGAGCAGATGCGACAGACGGAAATTTCCGTGAACCGGTTGGATGTTGAGCTGGAAAATATACTGCGAAAGCTGACGGATGAATACGAACTGGGCTATGAACTGGCCAAAGAGCGTTATCCTGTGCCGGAAGATGTGGAGCATACACAGGCAGAGGTACAGAAGCTGAAGCGCAGTATATCCGCCCTGGGTGATGTTAACCTGGGAGCGATTGAGGAGTTCCAGCGCGTCAATGAGCGATACGAGTTCCTGAGTGAACAGAAGAATGACCTGGTGGAAGCCAAAACAACGTTGTATCAGGTTATTCGGGAAATGGAAGACGAGATGGCGAAGCGATTCAAAATCACGTTTGATGCCATCCGCCGTGAGTTCGGTACCGTGTTTAGCAAGCTGTTTGGCGGGGGACGTGCTGACCTTGTTCTGATGGACCCGGAGCGTTTGCTTGAAACGGGAATAGATATTGTGGCTCAGCCACCAGGTAAGAAACTGCAAAACCTGCAGTTGTTATCCGGTGGGGAGCGGGCATTGACGGCGATGGCTTTGTTATTTGCTATTCTGCATGTCAAACCTGTACCATTCTGCGTGCTGGATGAAGTAGAGGCAGCACTGGACGAAGCTAACGTGGTACGTTTTGCCCAGTACTTGCGTGAATTCTCCGAACAGACACAGTTTATCGTTGTTACCCATCGTAAAGGTACGATGGAAGAGGCAGATGTGCTGTACGGTGTTACAATGGAAGAGGGCGGAGTATCCAAGCTTGTTTCGGTTAAACTGGAAGATGAGGAAGCAGTAATTGCCTGATCTGATCCAAACCTGCGAGACAAACGAACTCATTGTAATCATTGAAAATCATTCAGATTGAGCATTTTTGCAAAAGCGCTTAGATTATGGACACGATGGAGGGGCTTTATGAGTTTTTTTAAAAAGCTGAGAGACAGCATTGCAAGCAAAACGGAGTCGGTCACCAAACAGTTCAAGGATGGATTGGAAAAGACACGTAAAGGGTTAGTGGAAAAAGTGTCGGATCTCGTAATCCGCCGCAAAAAAATCGATGAAGAGTTCTATGAAGAACTGGAAGAGATTTTGATCGGAGCAGACGTTGGTGTGAATACAGTCATGAATCTGATCGAAGACCTGCGCGTTGAGGTGAAAAAACGCAAAATTGAGGACGCGGCTGAGCTGCAGCCTGTATTGTCCGAGAAACTGACGGATCTTCTTCGCGGTGAACAGAATAACGAATTGAAAATGAACCCGGATGGCATTACCGTCATTTTGTTCGTTGGTGTTAACGGTGTTGGTAAAACAACAACGATTGGCAAGCTGGCACATCGATTTAAACAGCAAGGTAAAAAAGTCATCATGGCAGCTGGAGATACGTTCCGTGCCGGAGCCATTGAACAGCTGGAAGTATGGGGACAACGTGCCGGTGTCGATGTGATCAAACAGCAATCTGGTTCTGATCCAGCAGCGGTTATGTATGATGCGGTACAAGCAGCGAAACAACGGGGTGCGGATGTTCTGCTCTGTGATACAGCAGGTCGTCTGCAAAACAAATCGAACCTGATGGACGAGCTTAACAAGATCTATCGTGTCATTCAGCGTGAAATTCCGGATGCTCCGCATGAAGTACTGATGGTACTGGATGCAACAACAGGTCAAAATGCCTTAAATCAGGCTAAACTTTTCGGTGAGAAAAGCGGTGTAACTGGCCTCGTACTGACGAAACTGGATGGAACAGCCAAAGGGGGGATCGTTGTTGCGATCCGTCAGGAGCTGGACTTGCCAGTGAAACTCGTTGGACTTGGTGAGAAAATTGATGATCTGCAGCAGTTTGATTCAGAGCAATTTGTGCATGCTTTGTTCGCCGGATTGATCCAGGAACAGCCAGCGGAAAGTGCTGAAGAAGAGGAAGCTAATTCCTAGAGTCATTAATAATAGGATGAATTAGTAATGTTAACCGTATTGCCAGTGATATACGTGATAAGTGTCACGTGTAATGTCACTGGCAATACGTGTATAATGGAGGAATAAAGAAGGCAATGTTAAAGGGTTAGAAAGGACGGTTGAAAATGGCCAATACGTATACCTATTCTCGCCGTGAAGAAGTCGCCAATGCGGTGACACATGGAATCGGCGCTGCACTCAGTGTAGCTGCACTGGTGATATTGATTGTATTTTCAAGTATGAAAGGCACGGCTTGGCATGTGGTCAGTTTCACGATCTACGGGATCACGATGCTGCTGCTCTATACAAGCTCTACACTCGTGCATGCATGGAAAGATGGAAAAGTGAAAGATTTATTTGAGATTTTCGACCATTCTTCCATATATTTGTTTATTGCCGGATCGTACACTCCGCTTTTGTTTATTGCTGTTCGCGGTACACTTGGATGGACCCTGTTTGGTATAATCTGGGGAATCGCATTATTCGGCGTGATCTTTAAGGCATTTTTTACGAAAAAGTTTCTATTCATGTCCACGATTTTCTATATTGCGATGGGCTGGCTCATCGTTATTGCCTGGCAACCGCTTATGGCTGCCATTCCAACAGGCGGAATCGTGCTGCTGGTTGCTGGAGGCCTGATGTATACACTGGGTACGCTCTTTTATGTATGGCGTGGATTTCCGTACCACCATGCGATTTGGCATCTCTTTGTGTTAGCAGGCAGTATTCTTCATTTCTTTATGGTACTGCTGTACCTGACACCACTTCGTTAGAACACCATAAACGGATGCATCTCCACGGACTGAGACGCATTCGTTTTTTCTTCTACATAGAGGTGGATCGCAGAGATACAGATCGGATTTGCTTGTAGTGAAAAAGGGTATAAACCACCCGTTAAACATCGAAATAACATATCATCAGAGCTGTTTTTATTGTGACAAGTATTTTTGCTTGACAACCTGATTTGTTTTAGGTATTATTAGGAACGTTGCAAGAGTGTAAAGTGTTTTTCCTTGACGAAGGGAGTGCCCCGATGTGAGTCAAGAAAATCGGCTTGAGAAGACAAACCGGATTAACTTGCTGTTTGCTTTTTATGAATTGTTACTTACCGAGAAACAGCAGACTTTTCTAAAGTATTACTTTCATGACGATTTCTCACTTGGTGAAATTGCAGCCGAGTTTGAGATCAGCCGCCAGGCGGTATACGAGCATATCAAGCGTGCCGAACAAGTGCTGGAAAATTACGAAAGCAAGCTGGGCTTGCTGGAAAAGCATGAACGGCGTAATCGCAATCTTGAAGATTTGCAAAATGCATTGGAACGCGCAGGCGTCTCCATTGATAACAACAAACAAATACACGATATCGTTGCTCAGCTTAGTGAATGAAAATTGGCTGAACGGAACGTATCGGTCTTGAAAACAGTATTAAAGCTTAAGGAGGTGGGATCATGGCATTTGAAGGATTAACGACCCGATTACAGAATGTGTTCAGCAAGCTGCGTGGCAAAGGCAAGGTGTCTGATGAAGATGTAGCCGAGGCTATGCGCGAGGTACGTCTGGCATTGCTCGAAGCGGATGTAAACTTCAAAGTGGTCAAGGAATTCATCGCCAAGGTGAAAGAGAAGGCTGTTGGCAAAGAAGTGATGGAGAGCTTCACGCCAGGAATGGTCATCATCGACATCGTTAACAAGGAACTAACGGATTTGATGGGTGGAAGCCAAGCGAAACTGGCTAAAGCGAACAAACCGCCTACGGTGCTGATGATGGTTGGTTTGCAGGGTGCTGGTAAAACAACCACATCGGGTAAACTGGCTAAAATGCTGCAAAAGCAAAACAGTAGACCATTGCTTGTTGCAGGCGATATATATCGTCCGGCAGCGATCAAACAGTTGCAAGTACTTGGCGAGCAGATCAAAGCGCCGGTATTCACACTGGGAGATCAGACAAGCCCTGTTGAGATCGCACGTCAAGGTCTCCAACATGCCAAAGATAACGGTAATGACTATGTCATTATCGATACAGCTGGACGTCTGCATGTTGATGAAGAACTGATGGAAGAACTTCGCCAGATTCACAGCGTAGTGAATCCGGATGAAGTACTGCTTGTCGTAGACAGCATGACAGGTCAGGATGCGGTTAACGTAGCAGAACACTTTAACCAGCAGCTTAATCTGACCGGGGTTGTCCTGACAAAGCTGGATGGAGATACTCGTGGTGGTGCTGCGCTTTCCGTCAAAGCAGTTACGGGTTGTCCAATCAAGTTTGCTTCCCTTGGAGAGAAACTTGACGCTTTGGAGCCGTTCCACCCGGAACGTATGGCTTCACGGATCCTCGGTATGGGTGATATGTTATCTCTGATTGAGAAAGCACAATTAAACATTGATACCGATAAAGCCAAGGAAATGGAACGGAAGATGCGTAATGCAGAATTCACGTTTGAAGATTTCCTGGAGCAGATGGATCAAGTGAAAAAGCTGGGACCAATCGATCAGATCATGGATATGATTCCTGGCATGGGCAAGATGAAACAAGCCAAAGATCTGAAGGTTGATGATAAACAGATGGGCCGGATTGAAGCGATCGTTTACTCAATGACGACCGAGGAGAAACGCAACCCGGACATGATCAACCATAGCCGCCGTAAGCGTATTGCTACCGGAAGCGGAACATCTCTGGCTGAAGTAAATCGTCTGATCAAGCAATTTGATGAGATGCGCCGCATGATGAAACAGTTCTCGGATATGATGGGACCTAAAGGCGGCAAAAATAAAGCGATGAAGCAGCTTAAAGGCATGGGAAAAGGAATGAAGTTTCCTTTCCGTTGATTTAAACGAAGCTGGATCATATACAGATTTCATTGAAGGAGGTGAATTTTCAAATGGCAGTTCGTATTCGTCTGAAACGTATGGGTGCTCAC
Proteins encoded in this region:
- the ftsY gene encoding signal recognition particle-docking protein FtsY — protein: MSFFKKLRDSIASKTESVTKQFKDGLEKTRKGLVEKVSDLVIRRKKIDEEFYEELEEILIGADVGVNTVMNLIEDLRVEVKKRKIEDAAELQPVLSEKLTDLLRGEQNNELKMNPDGITVILFVGVNGVGKTTTIGKLAHRFKQQGKKVIMAAGDTFRAGAIEQLEVWGQRAGVDVIKQQSGSDPAAVMYDAVQAAKQRGADVLLCDTAGRLQNKSNLMDELNKIYRVIQREIPDAPHEVLMVLDATTGQNALNQAKLFGEKSGVTGLVLTKLDGTAKGGIVVAIRQELDLPVKLVGLGEKIDDLQQFDSEQFVHALFAGLIQEQPAESAEEEEANS
- the smc gene encoding chromosome segregation protein SMC; translated protein: MFLKRIELGGFKSFADKTEMEFVRGITAVVGPNGSGKSNISDGIRWVLGEQSAKSLRGGKMEDIIFAGSDARKAVNFGEVSLTLDNEDHALALDFGEVTVTRRVHRSGDSEYFINKQSCRLKDITELFMDTGIGKEAYSIIGQGRIEEILSTRSEDRRGIFEEASGIVKYKSRKRDATRKLDETEQNLLRIHDLVTELEDQIGPLKEQSEKAIHYKELRSQLKSQEISMYVYQIEQIHASWSKANERLQSLKQEEVGLAAIVSTHDAKLENDRNALRILETETEQLQAALLQFSEATEKSEGLGELLKERSHHLQTNQEQLKVTLAASEERHRERETELLALREKFGKLEHELNDVRNQLSQEEAKLIGVTGGISQQQEESLKGNLLELMNQMAQTRNEIRYVDQQKETLERRMNRAAEESGKWEDQKETLESRKADIEKKVVRLGKEISDLRGGYITESERLQSLQKLLEESRGTVRKWEQKREAQVSRRDTMKEMQDDFDGFMLGVKEVLKASRKGTLSGVHGAVAELVKVPEKIELAVETAMGASLQHVVMENESVSRQAIAFLKQRQLGRATFLPLDVIRPRAIGAAERSMIEGMEGFVGIGADLVQFESKYASIIGSLLGNVIIAETLEVANKIAARCQYRFRVVTLEGDVVNAGGSMTGGSQHKKNVSLLSRKRQLDQLDQDILDTENQIVKLHRSVDDVKVQLEQCQDKLDELRQSGDDTRNAEQQASMEMKQVEHELRHVLEQVAVAGQEKSGFTEEIKELDTARIVAVKKLEQLEEEEKATHRAIHAAEFARKANESAKEELQSQLTELKVREGKLDQERFSNGEQLRRLEREVESLVKDLRQNRTLLASMEADLKKTQTESVKQIEDLNQYKLKKAEASQELDFKRAARSELSKKLELAESETKEQRTQLKAVEEQMRQTEISVNRLDVELENILRKLTDEYELGYELAKERYPVPEDVEHTQAEVQKLKRSISALGDVNLGAIEEFQRVNERYEFLSEQKNDLVEAKTTLYQVIREMEDEMAKRFKITFDAIRREFGTVFSKLFGGGRADLVLMDPERLLETGIDIVAQPPGKKLQNLQLLSGGERALTAMALLFAILHVKPVPFCVLDEVEAALDEANVVRFAQYLREFSEQTQFIVVTHRKGTMEEADVLYGVTMEEGGVSKLVSVKLEDEEAVIA
- the ffh gene encoding signal recognition particle protein: MAFEGLTTRLQNVFSKLRGKGKVSDEDVAEAMREVRLALLEADVNFKVVKEFIAKVKEKAVGKEVMESFTPGMVIIDIVNKELTDLMGGSQAKLAKANKPPTVLMMVGLQGAGKTTTSGKLAKMLQKQNSRPLLVAGDIYRPAAIKQLQVLGEQIKAPVFTLGDQTSPVEIARQGLQHAKDNGNDYVIIDTAGRLHVDEELMEELRQIHSVVNPDEVLLVVDSMTGQDAVNVAEHFNQQLNLTGVVLTKLDGDTRGGAALSVKAVTGCPIKFASLGEKLDALEPFHPERMASRILGMGDMLSLIEKAQLNIDTDKAKEMERKMRNAEFTFEDFLEQMDQVKKLGPIDQIMDMIPGMGKMKQAKDLKVDDKQMGRIEAIVYSMTTEEKRNPDMINHSRRKRIATGSGTSLAEVNRLIKQFDEMRRMMKQFSDMMGPKGGKNKAMKQLKGMGKGMKFPFR
- a CDS encoding hemolysin III family protein, translated to MANTYTYSRREEVANAVTHGIGAALSVAALVILIVFSSMKGTAWHVVSFTIYGITMLLLYTSSTLVHAWKDGKVKDLFEIFDHSSIYLFIAGSYTPLLFIAVRGTLGWTLFGIIWGIALFGVIFKAFFTKKFLFMSTIFYIAMGWLIVIAWQPLMAAIPTGGIVLLVAGGLMYTLGTLFYVWRGFPYHHAIWHLFVLAGSILHFFMVLLYLTPLR
- the ylxM gene encoding YlxM family DNA-binding protein encodes the protein MSQENRLEKTNRINLLFAFYELLLTEKQQTFLKYYFHDDFSLGEIAAEFEISRQAVYEHIKRAEQVLENYESKLGLLEKHERRNRNLEDLQNALERAGVSIDNNKQIHDIVAQLSE